The Mytilus trossulus isolate FHL-02 chromosome 3, PNRI_Mtr1.1.1.hap1, whole genome shotgun sequence genome contains a region encoding:
- the LOC134712659 gene encoding poly [ADP-ribose] polymerase 1-like isoform X2, which yields MSDFKAEYAKSGRASCKGCKATIGQESLRLALMVQSPVFDGKIPNWFHYACFWKRAKCSSHTQIGGFDALRWEDQEKIKEKIGGAGGGGGGEGEEMTSDYKDYTVGYAKSNQSKCRTCEEKIGKDELRIAKKDYESQRAKMYGPMDQWHHVDCFVENRDELEFGKEMNVEKMVGWVNVRKEDKEELIKKLGKGEKGKKRKGGDAAGPSQKKSKKTKEDTEEEKQLKEQSQFIWKFRDDLQKHVSNNAMKILLELNGQEIPSGESKLLDTVADCMAFGSLNKCPECKKGQLVYSSAGYKCTGSVTEWTKCQYKTQHPSRKAFKIPKEYHDVEVLKKYKYAKRDRVFPKQVAGDDDEGPVSSSLDSTDSGKTKPLEGMKFVIGKTEKSKGEITKEIQKLGGHIVTKVTSDTAAVISCKAEVTKKSTNIKDAEKANIHVVDQDFLDSVQKGGACLMIQKHNMVSWGADPSARIVPASSKSMGKSAYRQKQDEKHFTKNMQTTIKMKVKGGAAVDPDSGLEDSAHIVESKGDIFNSVLGLVDVVRGTNSYYKIQALESDKGGAWWLFRAWGRVGTTIGGNKLERCGSQNSVISQFKALFGEKTGNDWEERKDFKKIQNKFYPLEIDYGDDEDEVKKFDTSSSTSKLAKPVQDLVRLIFDVESMKKAMLEFEIDLKKMPLGKLSKRQIESAYKILTELTKLLEKGGTQTQYLDATNRFYTLVPHDFGMKKPPLLDTDQVIKSKTEMLDNLLEIEIAYSMLKGGTEGEDPIDNHYKKLKTEIVPIDKKSEEFQRLVDYVKNTHAATHNQYDLVVEEVFKIERQGEAVTYGPFKELHNRKLLWHGSRTTNFAGILSQGLRIAPPEAPVTGYMFGKGIYLYFRLVTCLVKEYIYISDWLHVW from the exons ATGAGCGATTTCAAAGCAGAATATGCTAAAAGCGGAAGAGCGTCATGCAAAGGCTGCAAAGCAACAATCGGTCAGGAGTCTTTGAGACTTGCATTAATGGTTCAG TCTCCAGTATTTGATGGCAAG ATTCCTAACTGGTTTCATTATGCCTGTTTTTGGAAGAGAGCTAAGTGTTCCAGCCATACACAAATTGGCGGGTTTGATGCACTGCGTTGGGAAGATCaggaaaaaatcaaagaaaagattggag GTGCAGGAGGTGGAGGAGGGGGAGAAGGAGAAGAGATGACCAGTGATTACAAAGATTATACAGTAGGGTATGCAAAATCTAACCAAAGTAAATGTAGAACATGTGAAGAAAAGATTGGAAAG GATGAATTAAGAATTGCCAAGAAGGATTACGAAAGCCAGAGAGCCAAGATGTATGGACCAATGGACCAGTGGCATCATGTAGATTGTTTTGTAGAAAACAGAGATGAACTGGAGTTTGGCAAAGAAATGAATGTAGAAAA AATGGTCGGATGGGTCAATGTAAGAAAAGAAGACAAAgaagaattaataaaaaaacttggAAAAGGAGAAAAAGG tAAGAAGAGAAAAGGTGGGGATGCTGCTGGACCTTCTCAGAAgaaatcaaagaaaacaaaagaagataCAGAGGAAGAAAAACAACTCAAG GAGCAAAGCCAGTTTATTTGGAAATTTAGAGATGatttacaaaaacatgtttcaaacaatgcaatgaaaattttattggAACTGAATGGACAAGAGATTCCATCCGGGGAAAGCAAG CTGTTGGATACTGTAGCAGACTGTATGGCTTTTGGATCCCTCAATAAATGTCCAGAATGTAAGAAAGGACAGCTTGTGTATTC GAGTGCTGGGTACAAGTGTACTGGAAGTGTAACAGAATGGACCAAATGtcaatacaaaacacaacatccATCCAGGAAGGCTTTTAAAATACCCAAAGAATACCATGATGTAGAGGTTTT aaagaaatacaaatatgcAAAGAGAGACAGAGTATTTCCTAAACAAGTAGCTGGTGATGATGATGAAGGCCCAGTCAGTTCCTCTCTAGATTCTACAGACTCAGG GAAAACAAAACCATTGGAAGGAATGAAGTTTGTAATTGGAAAAACAGAAAAGTCtaaaggggagataacaaaAGAGATACAGAAACTGGGCGGCCATATTGTAACCAAGGTGACATCTGATACTGCTGCTGTCATCAGTTGTAAAG CTGAAGTAACAAAGAAAAGCACCAATATAAAGGATGCAGAGAAGGCCAATATACATGTTGTAGATCAAGACTTCTTAGATAGTGTACAGAAAGGAGGGGCGTGTCTTATGATACAGAAACATAACATGGTGTCCTGGGGAGCTGAT ccaTCTGCCAGAATTGTTCCAGCTTCTAGTAAAAGTATGGGAAAGAGTGCCTACAGACAGAAACAAGATG AGAAACATTTTACTAAGAATATGCAAACAACAATAAAGATGAAAGTAAAAGGAGGAGCTGCTGTAGATCCTGATTCAG GTTTGGAAGACAGTGCACATATTGTTGAAAGTAAAGGAGACATATTTAACTCAGTATTAGGATTAGTGGATGTTGTAAGGGGGACTAACTCTTACTATAAGATTCAGGCATTGGAGAGTGACAAAGGTGGAGC ATGGTGGTTATTCCGTGCGTGGGGGCGTGTGGGAACAACAATAGGAGGTAACAAGCTAGAGAGGTGTGGTTCCCAGAATAGTGTTATATCACAGTTTAAAGCTTTGTTTGGGGAGAAGACAGGCAATGATTGGGAAGAGAGGAAAGATTTCAAGAAAATACAGAACAAATTTTATCCATTAGAGATAGATTATGGTGAT gaTGAAGATGAAGTGAAGAAATTTGACACCAGCTCCTCAACATCTAAACTAGCCAAACCTGTACAAGACTTAGTTAGACTTATATTTGACgtagaaagtatgaaaaaagcCATGTTAGAATTTGAG attgatttaaaaaagatgCCATTGGGAAAATTGTCAAAACGCCAGATAGAATCAGCCTATAAAATATTAACAGAGTTAACAAAG TTATTGGAGAAAGGAGGAACACAAACACAATATTTAGATGCCACCAATAGATTTTATACTTTAGTGCCACATGACTTTGGCATGAAGAAGCCACCATTATTAGATACAGATCAAGTCATTAAG tctAAGACCGAGATGTTAGATAACTTATTAGAGATAGAGATAGCATACAGTATGTTGAAGGGTGGCACTGAAGGAGAAGATCCTATTGACAATCATTACAAGAAACTTAAAACAGAAATTGTA CCAATTGACAAGAAATCAGAAGAATTCCAAAGACTTGTGGATTATGTTAAGAACACTCATGCAGCTACACATAATCAGTATGACCTTGTTGTAGAAGAG GTGTTCAAGATTGAAAGGCAGGGTGAGGCAGTTACATATGGTCCCTTTAAGGAGTTGCATAATCGTAAATTATTATGGCATGGTTCAAGAACAACAAATTTTGCTGGAATACTGTCCCAAGGTCTACGTATAGCTCCTCCTGAGGCTCCTGTG aCTGGTTACATGTTTGGTAAaggaatatatttatatttcagactGGTTACATGTTTGGTAAaggaatatatttatatttcagactGGTTACATGTTTGGTAA
- the LOC134712659 gene encoding poly [ADP-ribose] polymerase 1-like isoform X1, translating to MSDFKAEYAKSGRASCKGCKATIGQESLRLALMVQSPVFDGKIPNWFHYACFWKRAKCSSHTQIGGFDALRWEDQEKIKEKIGGAGGGGGGEGEEMTSDYKDYTVGYAKSNQSKCRTCEEKIGKDELRIAKKDYESQRAKMYGPMDQWHHVDCFVENRDELEFGKEMNVEKMVGWVNVRKEDKEELIKKLGKGEKGKKRKGGDAAGPSQKKSKKTKEDTEEEKQLKEQSQFIWKFRDDLQKHVSNNAMKILLELNGQEIPSGESKLLDTVADCMAFGSLNKCPECKKGQLVYSSAGYKCTGSVTEWTKCQYKTQHPSRKAFKIPKEYHDVEVLKKYKYAKRDRVFPKQVAGDDDEGPVSSSLDSTDSGKTKPLEGMKFVIGKTEKSKGEITKEIQKLGGHIVTKVTSDTAAVISCKAEVTKKSTNIKDAEKANIHVVDQDFLDSVQKGGACLMIQKHNMVSWGADPSARIVPASSKSMGKSAYRQKQDEKHFTKNMQTTIKMKVKGGAAVDPDSGLEDSAHIVESKGDIFNSVLGLVDVVRGTNSYYKIQALESDKGGAWWLFRAWGRVGTTIGGNKLERCGSQNSVISQFKALFGEKTGNDWEERKDFKKIQNKFYPLEIDYGDDEDEVKKFDTSSSTSKLAKPVQDLVRLIFDVESMKKAMLEFEIDLKKMPLGKLSKRQIESAYKILTELTKLLEKGGTQTQYLDATNRFYTLVPHDFGMKKPPLLDTDQVIKSKTEMLDNLLEIEIAYSMLKGGTEGEDPIDNHYKKLKTEIVPIDKKSEEFQRLVDYVKNTHAATHNQYDLVVEEVFKIERQGEAVTYGPFKELHNRKLLWHGSRTTNFAGILSQGLRIAPPEAPVTGYMFGKGIYFADMVSKSANYCRTSKSDPTGLMLLCEVALGNPYELLHSEYVSTLPKGKHSTKGIGRNGPDPTMAHKRTDGSEIPMGKGINQPEGKNSSLLYNEFIVYDVAQCNMQYLLRMDFKYKW from the exons ATGAGCGATTTCAAAGCAGAATATGCTAAAAGCGGAAGAGCGTCATGCAAAGGCTGCAAAGCAACAATCGGTCAGGAGTCTTTGAGACTTGCATTAATGGTTCAG TCTCCAGTATTTGATGGCAAG ATTCCTAACTGGTTTCATTATGCCTGTTTTTGGAAGAGAGCTAAGTGTTCCAGCCATACACAAATTGGCGGGTTTGATGCACTGCGTTGGGAAGATCaggaaaaaatcaaagaaaagattggag GTGCAGGAGGTGGAGGAGGGGGAGAAGGAGAAGAGATGACCAGTGATTACAAAGATTATACAGTAGGGTATGCAAAATCTAACCAAAGTAAATGTAGAACATGTGAAGAAAAGATTGGAAAG GATGAATTAAGAATTGCCAAGAAGGATTACGAAAGCCAGAGAGCCAAGATGTATGGACCAATGGACCAGTGGCATCATGTAGATTGTTTTGTAGAAAACAGAGATGAACTGGAGTTTGGCAAAGAAATGAATGTAGAAAA AATGGTCGGATGGGTCAATGTAAGAAAAGAAGACAAAgaagaattaataaaaaaacttggAAAAGGAGAAAAAGG tAAGAAGAGAAAAGGTGGGGATGCTGCTGGACCTTCTCAGAAgaaatcaaagaaaacaaaagaagataCAGAGGAAGAAAAACAACTCAAG GAGCAAAGCCAGTTTATTTGGAAATTTAGAGATGatttacaaaaacatgtttcaaacaatgcaatgaaaattttattggAACTGAATGGACAAGAGATTCCATCCGGGGAAAGCAAG CTGTTGGATACTGTAGCAGACTGTATGGCTTTTGGATCCCTCAATAAATGTCCAGAATGTAAGAAAGGACAGCTTGTGTATTC GAGTGCTGGGTACAAGTGTACTGGAAGTGTAACAGAATGGACCAAATGtcaatacaaaacacaacatccATCCAGGAAGGCTTTTAAAATACCCAAAGAATACCATGATGTAGAGGTTTT aaagaaatacaaatatgcAAAGAGAGACAGAGTATTTCCTAAACAAGTAGCTGGTGATGATGATGAAGGCCCAGTCAGTTCCTCTCTAGATTCTACAGACTCAGG GAAAACAAAACCATTGGAAGGAATGAAGTTTGTAATTGGAAAAACAGAAAAGTCtaaaggggagataacaaaAGAGATACAGAAACTGGGCGGCCATATTGTAACCAAGGTGACATCTGATACTGCTGCTGTCATCAGTTGTAAAG CTGAAGTAACAAAGAAAAGCACCAATATAAAGGATGCAGAGAAGGCCAATATACATGTTGTAGATCAAGACTTCTTAGATAGTGTACAGAAAGGAGGGGCGTGTCTTATGATACAGAAACATAACATGGTGTCCTGGGGAGCTGAT ccaTCTGCCAGAATTGTTCCAGCTTCTAGTAAAAGTATGGGAAAGAGTGCCTACAGACAGAAACAAGATG AGAAACATTTTACTAAGAATATGCAAACAACAATAAAGATGAAAGTAAAAGGAGGAGCTGCTGTAGATCCTGATTCAG GTTTGGAAGACAGTGCACATATTGTTGAAAGTAAAGGAGACATATTTAACTCAGTATTAGGATTAGTGGATGTTGTAAGGGGGACTAACTCTTACTATAAGATTCAGGCATTGGAGAGTGACAAAGGTGGAGC ATGGTGGTTATTCCGTGCGTGGGGGCGTGTGGGAACAACAATAGGAGGTAACAAGCTAGAGAGGTGTGGTTCCCAGAATAGTGTTATATCACAGTTTAAAGCTTTGTTTGGGGAGAAGACAGGCAATGATTGGGAAGAGAGGAAAGATTTCAAGAAAATACAGAACAAATTTTATCCATTAGAGATAGATTATGGTGAT gaTGAAGATGAAGTGAAGAAATTTGACACCAGCTCCTCAACATCTAAACTAGCCAAACCTGTACAAGACTTAGTTAGACTTATATTTGACgtagaaagtatgaaaaaagcCATGTTAGAATTTGAG attgatttaaaaaagatgCCATTGGGAAAATTGTCAAAACGCCAGATAGAATCAGCCTATAAAATATTAACAGAGTTAACAAAG TTATTGGAGAAAGGAGGAACACAAACACAATATTTAGATGCCACCAATAGATTTTATACTTTAGTGCCACATGACTTTGGCATGAAGAAGCCACCATTATTAGATACAGATCAAGTCATTAAG tctAAGACCGAGATGTTAGATAACTTATTAGAGATAGAGATAGCATACAGTATGTTGAAGGGTGGCACTGAAGGAGAAGATCCTATTGACAATCATTACAAGAAACTTAAAACAGAAATTGTA CCAATTGACAAGAAATCAGAAGAATTCCAAAGACTTGTGGATTATGTTAAGAACACTCATGCAGCTACACATAATCAGTATGACCTTGTTGTAGAAGAG GTGTTCAAGATTGAAAGGCAGGGTGAGGCAGTTACATATGGTCCCTTTAAGGAGTTGCATAATCGTAAATTATTATGGCATGGTTCAAGAACAACAAATTTTGCTGGAATACTGTCCCAAGGTCTACGTATAGCTCCTCCTGAGGCTCCTGTG aCTGGTTACATGTTTGGTAAAGGAATATATTTTGCTGATATGGTGTCAAAGAGTGCCAATTATTGTAGAACTTCAAAGTCAGATCCTACAGGTCTCATGTTGCTGTGTGAAGTGGCTCTTGGTAACCC gtaTGAACTTTTACATTCTGAATATGTGTCAACCTTACCAAAAGGAAAACATAGTACAAAAG GTATTGGAAGGAATGGACCTGATCCTACCATGGCACATAAACGTACAGATGGGTCAGAGATACCCATGGGTAAAGGCATTAACCAGCCTGAAGGCAAGAATTCAAGTCTCTTATATAACGA ATTTATTGTGTATGATGTGGCCCAGTGTAATATGCAATATCTCCTGAGGATGGACTTCAAATACAAATGGTAA